The following proteins come from a genomic window of Limosilactobacillus reuteri:
- the alsS gene encoding acetolactate synthase AlsS: protein MEKKLHGADIVIDSLRKHGVNLVFGIPGAKIDRLFEGLDGQDSEDAPKLIVTRHEQNAAFMAQAYGRLTGKTGVAITTSGPGVGNLATGIMTANAEGDPMLAIGGQVQRKDLHRATHQSTPSTEIMAPITQYSAEIQDPNNISEIMANAFEASQDARKGATFVSLPQDIDDAEVTEKPLPIYETPKMGPADPNDLQKLVELIKNSKMPVILVGQRGADEEITTALRKLLSDYSLPVVETYQAAGVVSRDLEQQSYFGRIGLFRNQAGDQLLQQSDLVIAVGYDPIEYEPRNWNKEGNLQIVNLDTLPAQIDNHYTPIMQLVGNITTSLTELDKLLKGYEYPVAAAEQLAKYKQELDQDKRIQVPASNDASHPLAVVHAIQENVTDDMHVALDVGSHYIWMARHFRCYQPRHLLISNGMQTLGVGLPWAMVAAMLYPEHKSVAVCGDGGFLFSGAELATAVQHHLNVVTIVWNDGGYYDMVKFQEEMKYSQAAGVKFGNVDIVKYAESFGATGLRVNKPADLTKVLSQAFNIDGPVVVDVPVDYSNNKELAANLIDSQLG from the coding sequence TGGAAAAGAAATTACATGGCGCCGATATTGTTATTGATAGTTTAAGAAAACACGGGGTTAATCTCGTCTTTGGTATTCCTGGAGCGAAGATTGATCGTTTGTTTGAAGGACTAGATGGTCAAGACAGTGAAGATGCACCTAAATTAATTGTTACCCGGCATGAGCAAAATGCGGCGTTTATGGCCCAAGCTTATGGTCGCTTAACCGGAAAAACAGGGGTCGCGATCACTACATCTGGCCCAGGAGTTGGTAATTTAGCAACTGGGATCATGACAGCTAACGCAGAAGGAGATCCAATGTTAGCGATTGGGGGACAAGTACAACGGAAAGATCTTCACCGTGCAACCCACCAAAGCACGCCTTCAACTGAAATTATGGCACCAATTACGCAATATAGCGCTGAAATTCAAGACCCTAATAATATTTCAGAAATTATGGCCAATGCATTTGAAGCAAGTCAAGATGCGCGTAAGGGAGCAACTTTCGTTAGCCTTCCACAAGACATTGATGATGCTGAGGTAACTGAAAAGCCATTGCCAATTTATGAAACACCTAAGATGGGTCCTGCTGATCCAAACGACTTACAAAAACTAGTCGAACTAATTAAAAATAGTAAAATGCCGGTTATTTTAGTTGGTCAACGGGGCGCGGATGAAGAGATTACGACTGCTCTCCGCAAATTATTAAGTGATTATTCATTGCCTGTTGTTGAAACATATCAAGCGGCTGGAGTGGTATCACGTGACTTAGAACAACAATCATACTTTGGTCGGATTGGTCTTTTTCGTAATCAAGCTGGGGATCAGCTCCTTCAACAAAGCGACCTTGTTATTGCTGTTGGTTATGATCCGATTGAATATGAACCGCGGAACTGGAACAAGGAGGGGAATCTGCAAATTGTAAACCTTGATACCTTGCCAGCTCAAATTGATAACCACTATACACCAATCATGCAACTAGTTGGTAATATTACTACAAGCTTAACTGAGCTTGATAAGTTACTAAAGGGGTATGAATATCCTGTTGCAGCCGCTGAGCAACTCGCTAAGTATAAGCAAGAACTTGACCAAGATAAAAGGATTCAAGTACCAGCAAGCAATGATGCCAGTCATCCGTTAGCGGTTGTGCATGCAATTCAAGAAAATGTTACTGATGATATGCACGTTGCGCTAGATGTGGGTTCCCACTATATCTGGATGGCACGACATTTCCGTTGCTACCAACCACGACACCTGTTAATTAGTAACGGGATGCAAACACTGGGAGTTGGCTTGCCATGGGCGATGGTTGCAGCGATGCTTTATCCCGAACATAAATCAGTGGCAGTTTGCGGGGATGGAGGCTTCCTCTTCTCTGGGGCGGAATTAGCGACAGCCGTCCAACACCATCTCAATGTTGTAACGATTGTATGGAATGATGGCGGTTATTACGACATGGTTAAGTTCCAGGAAGAGATGAAGTATTCGCAAGCAGCTGGTGTTAAATTTGGAAATGTTGATATCGTTAAGTATGCTGAGAGTTTTGGTGCAACTGGACTGCGAGTAAATAAGCCGGCTGACCTTACTAAGGTACTCAGTCAAGCGTTTAATATTGATGGCCCGGTTGTGGTAGATGTTCCAGTTGATTACAGTAACAATAAAGAATTAGCTGCCAACTTGATTGATTCACAACTTGGCTAA
- the budA gene encoding acetolactate decarboxylase, with protein MTTLYEHGTLAALMAENFDGTITVGDLLKHGSMGIGTFTGLDGEVVILNNEVYQAVSSGQVNHITDMDATMPFASVHFPAEQQDITLRNVNFAKLNNGFVKEHELANIFAFLQLSGEFEHVKIRIAPKQEKPYPTLLDVAQHQPEFTAENISGTIIGYYAPEIFGTITAAGWHLHFISDDRQFAGHLLAFDAPELTGSFEIFDNLEQHLPIHNKEFRASEVDMATLRDGITKSEGNAE; from the coding sequence ATGACAACATTATATGAACACGGAACGTTAGCTGCGTTGATGGCAGAAAATTTTGATGGCACAATTACTGTCGGTGATTTGTTAAAACATGGTTCGATGGGAATTGGGACTTTTACTGGATTAGACGGTGAGGTTGTTATCCTGAATAATGAAGTGTACCAGGCCGTTTCAAGTGGTCAAGTTAACCACATTACAGATATGGATGCTACAATGCCATTTGCTTCAGTCCATTTTCCTGCTGAACAACAGGATATAACATTAAGGAATGTAAACTTTGCTAAACTGAATAATGGTTTTGTTAAAGAACATGAGCTTGCTAATATTTTTGCATTCTTACAATTGAGTGGTGAGTTTGAGCACGTCAAAATTCGGATTGCTCCGAAACAAGAAAAACCATACCCGACTTTACTCGATGTCGCTCAACATCAACCTGAGTTTACGGCTGAAAATATTTCTGGGACCATTATCGGTTATTATGCACCAGAAATTTTTGGCACGATTACGGCAGCGGGCTGGCACCTTCATTTTATTAGCGATGATCGGCAATTTGCTGGGCATCTCCTGGCCTTTGATGCCCCAGAATTAACAGGTAGCTTTGAAATTTTTGATAACCTGGAACAACATCTGCCGATTCATAATAAAGAATTTCGGGCGAGTGAAGTTGATATGGCAACTTTACGTGATGGAATTACCAAATCGGAGGGTAATGCTGAATAG
- the purE gene encoding 5-(carboxyamino)imidazole ribonucleotide mutase produces MSDISVVMGSKSDWPTVKETCDILDKFGVSYEKNVISAHRMPNEMFAFAQNAVDNGVKVIIACAGGAAHLPGMIAANTPLPVIGIPGQTKALGGMDSLLSIVQMPAGIPVATTAIGKAGAKNAALLALQILGITDKHIQQQIIEYRQAMHDQAKESGQYLE; encoded by the coding sequence ATGAGTGATATTAGTGTTGTGATGGGCAGTAAATCAGATTGGCCAACTGTTAAAGAAACTTGTGATATTTTAGATAAATTTGGTGTTTCATATGAAAAGAATGTGATTTCTGCTCATCGAATGCCAAATGAAATGTTCGCGTTTGCGCAAAATGCGGTTGATAATGGGGTTAAAGTAATTATTGCGTGTGCCGGGGGAGCAGCCCATCTTCCAGGAATGATTGCAGCCAATACCCCCCTGCCAGTAATTGGGATCCCAGGACAGACGAAAGCTCTCGGTGGAATGGACTCGCTTTTATCAATTGTTCAAATGCCAGCGGGAATTCCGGTGGCAACCACTGCGATTGGAAAAGCAGGCGCTAAAAATGCAGCGTTATTAGCATTGCAAATTCTGGGGATCACAGATAAGCATATCCAACAACAAATCATCGAATATCGACAGGCGATGCATGATCAAGCAAAAGAAAGTGGGCAGTATCTTGAATAA